The genomic interval CGATTTTTAAATTTGAGCTATTTATCTATTTCTCAATACTAACGATATTTACGTTGAAGTACATTCTATCCATTTATACTGTTATATTGTTATATCCATGTTATATATCTATTAAtagttaatgttgtgaaacatctgcAATATTATTGATCATCACATTTTATTCATCTAtcgttatatttaatgttgtggaatggccACGATATTATTGATAATCGCAATATTTTAATATGGATATATTGTGAGAATTATTTTTAGATATCGCCAGCCCTAATGGaatcttaaattttttttttttaccgtaaAACCAAAGTGAGGAGCAGTAAAAGACACACTGCTGCTGGTGAGACTTACTGAAGTGTAGGCTGTCTGCTCTTTTGCCTGGTGAGAGATAGCCGAGTCCATGTGAATCAGGCCAAGGAAGTTCAGGCATAGGGGCGGAGTCAAACGGCAAAAAAGCCTAAAGAATAATTACACTTTggtgaaaaatgaaatgaacataAAGTTTCCCCCTCTTCAAACATATCTGaacagccaagacatgtttaatTTGCCAAGTTTGCTTGTTTAGTTTAAATAATTAGGCTATTGTCACTTAAAAGTATACTTATAGCTACCAATTTGCTGGCACTTTTTTTAACGTAGTGCACTGCACCGCATTCTGAAGGTGGAATTTTATGttgtgatttaaataaataattttttttagttcaatttgatttatatactgtatgtattcatTCACAGAAGTCCTAATTTATAAACTGTTTATGTAAAGTATAATGATATCTTTTAAGATGAGTGTGATTATTAAGACATGCGGTTTGCACAAGGCTAAACTGGTAGCTTTCAGTTGCTTCTAAATTAGACATCAGATATGAAGCAGGTGGCTGGTAAACTACATgtagaaaaaatgtaaaaattaaacaaaatgtttatgcTGTATAAACGCTTCCTTTTATGCTCTTCTCTGTGGACCTACATGCCGCTGAACTGAAGGCTATAGGCGTCTGTCTGATGGTGTGAAGCCAGGTAGTAGTAGTTGAAGACACGGATCCGAAACACAGTGGAGTACACGCAAGTGCACAAGAAGAAGATTGTGATGAAACATGCCATCTAAAGGACAAATCAGAAATATCAGCATATGAGAACTGAAAGTAACAACCCAACCAAATTAGGATGAAGCTGCagatgtacagtcccctctgtaAGTATTGAAACAATCAGGCCAatttgttttttgctatacattgaagaaatttgggtttgagataaagatGAGTATGAGCCAATAGATCAAAATTTCAGCTTACATTTTCTTATATTTACAGCTCTATGTGTTAAACAACCCACCCACATTTCAAGTGAttaaaaatactggaacatgtgaccaacaggtgtttcttgttgcccaggtgtgccctgatAGATAGACTGTTTAagcaattaatagctctgaatgccCACCCTTACTTGGAGCCCTGGGTTTTGTttgtgaagactgtatttgttgttaaaaaaggataaaccccCATGATGACCAGAgagatgtctatgggagaaaagcaagccattttgaagctgagaaaagagggaaaatctatcagagccttGCATGAGCATTGAGGCAAACAACAgtagttgatgacagaaacattatgagagctgtggaaaaaaaaaaccccaaaacaacacagTCAGTAACATCACCAACTATAGGGCAACAACCACAGGGCAGGgttgaaggtatcacaatccaaaCCACAAGATGATGCCAaatcacaagatgcaaaccactcatcagcaataAGAATCTGAAAgccacaaataaatacagagatgagctacaaacattctggaaccaagattaacctctaccacagtgatggaaaggccaaagtgtggaggaagaaaggatctgctcatgatccaaaacatacaagctcatcgcTCAAGCATGGTGAAGGTAGTGTCATGCCTTGGGTTTAAAGACTTCATCAGGGAGGAAAAAGTGGACGGTTTTAGTCTGGCCATGTCAaccaccagaccttaacccaatttgagcatgcatttcacctcctgaagaggagactgaagggagaaacacgcccaaaacaaacaacaactgaaagaagatACAGTAAAAGCATtgcaaaagaagaatgcaacagtttggtgaagtcagtgggtcaccagcttggtgcagttattgcaagcaagggatatgcaaccaaatatgaagagttatttactttaagacagtctgttccaatacttttgctcacctagaAACtgtgtggtctgccaccaaCGGTGCTATGTtcgaagttgtttaacacatctagatgtaaatatcaggaaatgaaagctgaaattatgaTCTATCGTctgatattcatcttttgatctcaaacaaaatgtcttcaatgtaggaccaaaaacaaacaaacaaacaaacaaacaaataaacaacaacaacaacaactgccgttgccattccaatactttcagaggtgACTATATTACCAACAGTATTAGCTTAACAATCTTCTCTGTACGGTTGATTCTGGATTTAAACACAGAGCTGGGTTTGGCTTACTTCGATGTACAGGTAGTTGTAATCTTGTTCTGCGAGCCGGATAAACACAGcgaagagagagaggacaggatGAGTGCTGAAGAAGGTGCACTCAGACCAGACCACAGCCACAGAGAAGAGGGACAGGACCACGGCCAACACACGATAAAACCATTGCTTCAGGAAACATTTCCAATACCATTCTAAAAAAACACAGGGAACAATACAGTAACGTACAAAACGGCGTGAATGATCTACTTCGCTGCTGTGCATGTACTGGTTTCTCAGTTTATTTAGTGATTTATAGATGTCTCATGCTGTACTGACCTACAGTAGGTGTGTAGATGTACCGAGTGAACCAATTCGCAGGTTCTGTTGGTGCAAAGCTGTGGACGAACTGGCGAGATGAGCTGGTCTCATTTTTCGCCACGTCTTCCAGGTGAAAGGCTTGATCGAGAAGAATCTGCCACTGTACCTGTGTACGGTTGTGTCTCTGCACAGCGTAAATCACCTGATGGAATGAAGTACACATATGATCCAAACATGAGATTTGCATCCAAAcgctgtttaattattattattttttaattatgtaaggaatacatTTGGAATGTTCAGAGTAAAGAACCGCAACCACATTTCTGAATGGAAACACAAGTAGAAGAGAGGTTTACATTTCACACCTGCTTGTGAAGCTTCACCAAACTCCTTTCACTGGGATAAGTGTTCTGTTTATCGTCAAAATCTTCATAGTCATCCATATTCCTGCCCATCTTCTCCTGATATTCAACAGGACACTGGAAATACAGGTACAGCATTTAATCAGACTGCATgtcattatattatgttatgatTTGGACAATAAGTCCTTTTTATACCTcaatatatacaatatgttgctttgttgttgttgtaccaTGAATTTTTGTTTGTACAGCCTCgaaacaaaattataaaaagACTCCTTGATAGACAAATTTCACAATATGATACATATTGCCATTTTTTGGCCGGCAATACAATTctgaagtaaaaaacaaacaaacatttatctgTTCCCAAATTGCAAGAACATAATGCAGAAGAAAGGTGCACTGAATTAGTGAATTTAACATGCAAATGTCCGTACTGAAAAAATATGTTACATGCATTAGCACTGTATATTACgtttagtttgtttattcagtGAGACTTTCATTCTGTGCGCTCACTGGCAGTTCAAAGTTTCAATTTAAATCCAAATGAAATCGGAAGCTATAAATATCTCCGTGGCATGAGATATTTCGCCAGTTTATGATTGACAGGAGGAGTGGTTGTTGGAATTCATGTTTTCTCCTTGCATCAGTAACTGACACAATGATGGGAATTTGATCTCATTTTAAGTGAAGCAGTACTATCAGCTCAGttaaccagttttttttttttttaacccaaagCTGATGAAAGTCATTGATCTTTGCCTATCAATCACTTAAATTGTTCAGTAAAACCATACTATACATTCTGATTGACAATATAATATTATGCtgtataaaacaatttaaataaatgtcaaaagcCCTGCTATTATAGTACAATGCCTGCACTTAACCTTCCTTAAACTAGCATTCAAAGAATATTCCTGTACCTTAATATTCACCTCCTCAATATATTACAGGTCATAACAAACAGCAGTGAAGTCGACAAAACCTTGTGCAGTTTCGGATTCAAAACACACCTCACTATTCTCACTAGAATGTCTCCAAATCGATCAAATTCACAGGATGCCTTTTGGTCACGACTGCACACTATCTGATTAACAGCTATAGAGGATTGAGCACTGCAAAAATATGAAAGCATCTATAATGACACTTCAGACATGAGTCAGCGCCCAATGTTCAGGTAAAAGGACAGACTCAAAGAACTGACTCATTCACGAATGACACACCGCTAACTGACATTTTGGTGATTTCACAAATGAATGATCAGTCCTGTTTTAGAAATGTGGTGAAGCAGAACACTGAAAAACAGTTCAATAAAATGTCAGCATGTCTGATCACATACATGTTTCTAGCATAAAATTTAACTGTAATCGATTCACAGTGACAAACTTTACAGTCAAGAAAACGCATcgataaaaaaatgaaagccgCAAATACTGTGTATTCACATTCTGTTTCCTGTGACCCACTTATACACACTTCTTACCTTTCTAAGGATTGTATCAACATACTTCCTGAAGGGGTGGTTATACTTGATAGACTCATTGACCTTCCTCACCTCCTGtattatacagaaaaaaaaagtttagctCTAACATTCTGTCATAAAGATAAACACAGGTATTACAGTCACAGTTATTATATACTATTAGGAAAGTCACATTTGTTTCATTACTTGTGGCTGCATGtagatttttgcttttgtttgcaaAAATGGCCTAATCGATATATATTagctggccaaaaaaaaaaaaaaaaaaaaaaaaaaaacagccactaCTAAAGCTCCATTCACTTATTGGATTCCATTCATTTATCGTCACATCAttccatcattgattattttcctgtaacaacaCACTCCCAAATGTTTTATACCTTACTTCTTAGACATCAGGAAATCAGTATCGGTATAATTTTCATGTCGCAGGGCTTTAGTAAGCATGCACTGCCCACCTCCATGAcgtcctccaggttctcctcTGCGTCTGCTTTCTCCGTCATCAGCTTAGCTGCTTTGAAGTAAGTCTTGATGAGCAGGTGTCCTTGTTTAGACGCTTCCCAGTAAGAGCGTGGGATTTCCACCAGGCCGTAGCCCATCAGCAGCACCAACAGGAAGAGACCCCACGTGTTGGCCGCTGTGATGCCGATCGTCTGCAGCTCGTACCTGGTAAAAAGATGAGTTCAGATTCTGTCATAAACCACAGTGAGACAAGGCCAGTGTGTGCGCTGCATGACTGCTGAGGTGCTCTTACCAGGACAGACTCCACTGAGGATGTACTGCTACGTAGATGAGCAGGGAGCCGAATATAAACAGGTAGGTGCCGTAGTAGATGGCGTTCTCGATGAGAGCAGTCTTTATTTTGCCTGTGATGGAGAAGCCCCCCGAGCGGGCATACGACTGCATAAAGGGCAGAAGAAGCCTAGAAacaaacatgcacacgcacCAGATTAAAACAGCTTGTAAACATGCATATAATCAATGCAAATTATAGAACAATGAGTTATATGGGTACTCGCTTAGGATCCAGATGAATAAACATGCAACGGTTCATTGTCTTAAATAGCAATCAACTAATAAATCAAGTGATAAGCTTAATTATAACctaataatcaataaaatcagTCATATAACAAGTGTGAAAATTGATGCATGTGAAATATAATCTGCAATATTTTTACTGTGACCAATGACAACAGACGTTGTACTACATGATcttacacacacagctgaagtGCGGTTACAGAAGAAAAAGTTATTTAAGTTAACAAGacaataaaaatgcagcttgtcttgTTAACAGGAAACGGGAACGCACAACCTTCTCAATCCTGAAGATTTTCCCGTG from Ictalurus furcatus strain D&B chromosome 18, Billie_1.0, whole genome shotgun sequence carries:
- the lmbrd2b gene encoding G-protein coupled receptor-associated protein LMBRD2B, which produces MSGAALAIEIVVVFFLALFLLHRYGDFKRQQRMVLFSTLLAWYLCFLIVFILPLDVSTTVYRQCVSSHQAPTPGPQISNQTTGNATVAPTISIATVCHKPWSYIPDGIMPVFWRVVYWTSQCLTWLLLPFMQSYARSGGFSITGKIKTALIENAIYYGTYLFIFGSLLIYVAVHPQWSLSWYELQTIGITAANTWGLFLLVLLMGYGLVEIPRSYWEASKQGHLLIKTYFKAAKLMTEKADAEENLEDVMEEVRKVNESIKYNHPFRKYVDTILRKCPVEYQEKMGRNMDDYEDFDDKQNTYPSERSLVKLHKQVIYAVQRHNRTQVQWQILLDQAFHLEDVAKNETSSSRQFVHSFAPTEPANWFTRYIYTPTVEWYWKCFLKQWFYRVLAVVLSLFSVAVVWSECTFFSTHPVLSLFAVFIRLAEQDYNYLYIEMACFITIFFLCTCVYSTVFRIRVFNYYYLASHHQTDAYSLQFSGMLFCRLTPPLCLNFLGLIHMDSAISHQAKEQTAYTSIMGSMRVLSFIANGFYIYYPMLIVILCIATYFSLGTRCLNLLGFQQFMGDNEMTSDLIDEGRELLRRERRKRQRIEDGENRRREWRERYGQQRDETGARNRASASEMKETNYADALGSNSNRQAKYSRGGGMRSERDHIELLQDAEPLDFNAETVSDDPLESNRHTGGRYLSMSSSQSRIFDDV